Proteins found in one Triticum aestivum cultivar Chinese Spring chromosome 4D, IWGSC CS RefSeq v2.1, whole genome shotgun sequence genomic segment:
- the LOC123097387 gene encoding ribosomal protein S7, mitochondrial-like — protein sequence MGDFYGEQKELIKKLVNFCMINGKRTRVRAIIYKTFHRLARTERNVIKLMVDVVDNIKPISEVVKVGVAGTIYDVPGIVARDRQQTLAIRWILGAAFKRRISYRISLEKCSFAEILDAYQKRGISRKRRENLH from the coding sequence ATGGGCGACTTTTATGGTGAGCAAAAAGAATTGATCAAGAAATTGGTAAACTTTTGCATGATCAATGGTAAAAGAACGAGAGTTCGTGCTattatttataaaacttttcaccGCCTAGCTCGAACTGAACGCAATGTAATAAAActtatggttgacgtcgtagataATATAAAACCAATATCCGAAGTGGTCAAAGTAGGAGTCGCTGGTACTATTTATGATGTTCCTGGGATTGTAGCCAGGGATCGTCAACAAACCTTAGCTATTCGTTGGATCCTTGGAGCAGCTTTCAAACGACGTATAAGCTACAGGATAAGCTTAGAGAAATGTTCATTTGCTGAGATACTCGATGCTTACCAAAAGAGGGGAATTTCACGTAAGAGAAGGGAGAATCTTCATTGA